Proteins encoded within one genomic window of Acidimicrobiales bacterium:
- a CDS encoding helix-turn-helix transcriptional regulator, translated as MNDTGRMLREARLKRGWSQARLGRSAGLAQSVISAYESGAREPSVAAMRRLARAMDLDLALVPRLQPGPDPRTSARQLEDVLELAETMHLAPPKAPLRYPVLGRPT; from the coding sequence GTGAACGACACGGGCCGCATGCTGAGGGAGGCCAGGCTGAAGCGCGGCTGGTCGCAGGCCCGGCTCGGAAGGAGCGCCGGGTTGGCGCAGTCGGTCATCTCGGCTTACGAGTCCGGAGCGCGGGAACCCTCGGTGGCCGCGATGCGGAGGCTCGCTCGCGCCATGGACCTGGACCTGGCCCTCGTCCCGCGGCTTCAGCCAGGACCCGACCCGAGGACGAGTGCCCGCCAGCTGGAAGACGTTCTTGAGCTGGCCGAGACCATGCACCTCGCTCCGCCGAAGGCGCCCCTCCGCTACCCGGTCCTGGGCCGCCCCACCTGA